In Corvus cornix cornix isolate S_Up_H32 chromosome 4A, ASM73873v5, whole genome shotgun sequence, one genomic interval encodes:
- the NSDHL gene encoding sterol-4-alpha-carboxylate 3-dehydrogenase, decarboxylating isoform X2, which yields MATRLRAAGAGRSCTVIGGSGFLGQHMVEQLLAKGYSVNVFDIHKRFESDQVTFFLGDLCDKEALLPALRGVAVVFHCASPAPASDNRELFYRVNFTGTKAVIEACREAGVQKLVLTSSASVVFEGTDIKNGSEDLPYAQKPIDYYTETKILQEKEVLSANDPDNNFFTTAIRPHGIFGPRDPQLVPILVQAARSGKMKFIIGDGKNLVDFTYVENVVHGHILAAEKLHKGSALCGKAFHITNDEPIPFWTFMSRILTGLDYDPPKYHIPYWLAYYLALLLSLLLALLRPLVTIKATFTPMRVALAGTFHYYSCERAKRAMGYSPVVSLDEAIARTVQSYPGLRRARA from the exons ATGGCCACGCGCCTCAGAGCG gctggagctggcaggagctgcaccGTGATCGGGGGCTCGGGGTTCCTGGGGCAGCACAtggtggagcagctgctggccaaGGGCTACAGCGTCAACGTCTTCGACATCCACAAGAGGTTTGAGAGTGACCAGGTGACCTTCTTCCTGGGAGACCTGTGTGACAAGGAG gctctgctgccagccctgcgcGGCGTGGCCGTGGTGTTCCACTGTGCATCGCCAGCCCCTGCCAGTGACAACAGGGAGCTCTTCTACAGGGTGAACTTCACGGGAACCAAGGCAGTCATTGAGGCCTGCAGAGAAGCTGGAGTGCAG AAATTGGTGTTAACCAGCAGTGCCAGTGTCGTTTTTGAGGGCACAGACATAAAAAATGGCTCAGAAGATCTCCCCTATGCACAGAAACCTATTGATTACTACACAGAAACCAAGATCCTGCAGGAGAAG GAGGTGCTCAGTGCCAATGACCCAGACAACAATTTCTTCACCACTGCAATCCGTCCCCATGGAATATTCGGTCCCAGAGACCCTCAGCTGGTTCCCATCCTCGTCCAGGCAGCTCGGAGTGGCAAAATGAAGTTCATCATTGG ggatgggaagaaCCTGGTGGATTTTACCTACGTGGAGAACGTGGTCCATGGGCACATCCTGGCTGCAGAGAAGCTGCACAAAGGCTCTGCCCTGTGTGGCAAg GCCTTTCACATCACCAATGACGAACCAATTCCCTTCTGGACGTTCATGTCCCGGATCCTGACCGGCCTGGACTACGACCCTCCCAAGTACCACATTCCCTACTGGCTGGCCTATtacctggccctgctgctgtccctgctgctggccctgctcaggcccCTGGTGACCATCAAGGCCACCTTCACGCCCATGAGGGTGGCCCTGGCTGGGACCTTCCACTACTACAGCTGTGAGAGGGCCAAGAGGGCCATGGGCTACAGCCCCGTGGTGAGCCTGGACGAGGCCATCGCCAGGACAGTGCAGAGCTACCCCGGCCTGCGCCGGGCCCGGGCCtga
- the LOC104691708 gene encoding uncharacterized protein LOC104691708, translating to MGGSGAESLHSCIGLLGISAGSLLLAVHFYSSCRAAPLIPSTALGVLLLILSALLAYAGIRRSLRNASLLVSLCLTLSAFWCGYGVILVLAGQGALAKPGDSRDALLPGLATFTLALLLVAVVGFLCGEPVLALLAAAVSLASAHEVALHYSSSLGPSAVACGHLVVCLVGGYFALGRILYLLTKGKVALPGTDLAKKKAQEQSRGRAGGTNPFVAPGLLLNMLSASVFCCRLLGVTHRLFLGHVPWLWAAGTYQIGICVLSYRAMDVLTATAFGFTSILQFAAGYCLLYPTWQPEEPSFPTPFLVVFSILFAVLALFLSLQSPVDGLYLLVFVTYCIALACSPRGFFAGGPQGVAVAIFVASALVALIHLYNVRARAKIPTGKGAVRALLARSSLLKLREGLDLHAPYLGYSKYADAEVLAYACSVLASFALTTPGDPQAPLATVVIPWVVVAGGILKLLGGSVAFARGKTLESSAFILYAVMWIIWGLTRYGGLYGTTRSFHAAVGIAAFMLFNSFVVFCSLFLNMAWFFYSLTFMLIAVSFLLDAIHALPTGYDIAATLIFGLVSFYCFLAALSSSTFEGCCLPMGGPVVQLSGVGAGATKCLHLPARKASSVKRIADILRNGGTCGIPTDTVYVLVAACNRPDAVEKAHRSKRQAQDRPMSLWISSLKQLEPARHLFTPLLWDFMEAAWPSPISLVIPRGEWVDFLGMKDSAKYVGTPQSVAIRIPDCSVTTHLIDLVGPIVVTSANPTGEADTTHHNQVYAKLGDKVDAVLCGGPSPENIASTVVDCTKIDSGNIGFFRVGIIPKSQVLQILEQVQKKHLVVPTSGTCPTKGREELQSGGPAVHNGVGRAALAEPGPDPAPDSGCERHTRF from the exons ATGGGCGGCAGCGGGGCTGAGTCACTGCATTCCTGCATCGGGCTCCTGGGCATTTCCGCAG GATCTCTCCTGCTGGCCGTGCACTTCtacagctcctgcagagccgCCCCTCTGATCCCCAGCACCGCTCTCGGCGTCCTGCTGCTGATTTTGTCGGCTCTTCTGGCCTATGCAG GGATCCGGAGAAGCCTCAGGAATGCCTCCCtgctggtgtccctgtgcctgaCCCTCTCTGCGTTCTGGTGTGGCTACGGAGTGATCCTCgtcctggcagggcagggagcgCTGGCCAAGCCGGGGGATTCCCGCGATGCCCTGCTGCCAGGCCTGGCCACCTTCACCCTGGCACTGCTCCTGGTGGCCGTGGTGGGCTTCCTCTGCGGGGAGCCcgtcctggccctgctggctgccGCCGTGTCCCTGGCCAGTGCCCACGAGGTGGCCCTGCACTACAGCTCCTCGCTCGGCCCCTCGGCCGTGGCTTGCGGGCACCTCGTTGTCTGCTTGGTCGGAGGCTACTTTGCTCTGGGGAGGATCCTCTACCTCCTGACCAAAGGGAAAGTTGCCCTCCCTGGCACGGATCTCGCCAAGAAAAaggcccaggagcagagccggggcagggctggtggcacCAATCCCTTTGTAGCCCCCGGGCTGCTCCTGAACATGCTGTCAGCCAGTGTCTTCTGCTGCAGGCTCCTGGGGGTCACCCACAGACTCTTCCTGGGCCACGTGCcctggctgtgggcagctggcaCCTACCAGATTGGCATCTGTGTGTTGTCCTACCGTGCAATGGACGTTCTCACGGCCACAGCCTTTGGCTTCACTTCCATCCTCCAGTTCGCTGCAGGTTACTGCCTCCTGTACCCCACCTGGCAGCCAGAGGAGCCATCTTTCCCTACCCCATTCCTGGTGGTTTTCTCCATTCTTTTCGCTGTCTTggctctttttctctcccttcagaGCCCTGTGGATGGCCTGTACTTGCTGGTTTTTGTCACCTACTGCATTGCCTTGGCTTGCAGCCCCAGGGGCTTTTTTGCAGGTGGCCCCCAAGGCGTGGCAGTGGCCATTTTTGTGGCCTCAGCCTTGGTGGCTCTGATTCACCTGTACAATGTGAGGGCGAGGGCCAAGATCCCCACAGGGAAGGGCGCTGTGAGGGCCCTCCTTGCTCGCAGCAGCCTCCTGAAGCTCCGGGAAGGGCTGGACCTTCACGCTCCCTACCTGGGCTATTCCAAGTATGCAGATGCAGAAGTCCTTGCCTATGCCTGCAGTGTCCTGGCTTCTTTTGCTCTAACAACCCCAGGAGACCCCCAGGCTCCCCTTGCCACCGTTGTCATTCCATGGGTGGTGGTAGCTGGTGGGATCCTGAAGCTTCTTGGCGGCTCCGTGGCCTTTGCCCGGGGTAAAACCCTGGAGAGCAGCGCCTTCATCCTCTACGCTGTCATGTGGATCATCTGGGGCCTGACAAGGTATGGTGGCCTCTATGGCACCACCAGAAGCTTCCACGCAGCTGTGGGCATCGCTGCCTTCATGCTCTTCAACAGCTTCGTTGTCTTCTGCTCGCTCTTCTTAAACATGGCCTGGTTCTTCTACTCCCTCACGTTCATGCTCATCGCTGTCAGCTTCCTGCTGGATGCCATCCACGCTCTTCCCACTGGATACGACATCGCTGCCACCCTCATCTTCGGGCTGGTCAGCTTTTACTGCTTCCTGGCTGCCCTTTCCAGCAGTACCTTTGAGGGCTGCTGCTTGCCCATGGGGGGGCCCGTGGTGCAGCTCAGCGGTGTCGGGGCAGGAGCGACCAAGTGCCTTCACCTGCCTGCCAGGAAAGCTTCCTCAGTCAAGAGAATTGCAG ATATCCTGAGGAACGGCGGGACCTGTGGCATCCCCACGGACACCGTGTACGTGCTGGTGGCCGCCTGCAACCGGCCTGACGCCGTGGAGAAGGCTCACCG gTCCAAGCGCCAGGCTCAGGATCGCCCCATGTCCCTCTGGATTTCCAGCCTAAAGCAACTGGAACCTGCCAGGCATTTGTTCACTCCCCTCCTCTGGGACTTCATGGAGGCTGCCTGGCCATCTCCCATTAGCTTGGTCATTCCCAGAG GTGAATGGGTGGATTTCCTGGGAATGAAGGACTCCGCCAAATACGTTGGAACCCCTCAGAGTGTGGCCATCCGCATCCCCGACTGCTCTGTCACCACACACCTCATCGACCTG GTTGGCCCCATTGTGGTCACGTCAGCCAACCCGACGGGAGAGGCCGACACGACCCACCACAACCAAGTGTATGCCAAGCTGGGAGATAAG GTGGATGCAGTTCTTTGTGGTGGCCCTTCTCCAGAGAACATTGCCTCCACCGTGGTGGACTGCACCAAGATCGACAGTGGCAACATTGGATTCTTCCGAGTCGGCATCATCCCCAAGTCTCAG
- the LOC104691707 gene encoding glutamine amidotransferase-like class 1 domain-containing protein 3B, mitochondrial produces the protein MAKRVAVVLAGCGVFDGSEVHEASAVLVHLSREGAQAEVYAPNIPQMHVVDHVKGQPTPEQRNVLVESARIARGNIKDLATLDVKGLDALIIPGGFGVAKNLSTWATQGKNCSISKEVEDVLRAFHAAHKPIGLCCISPVLAAKIFPGCEVTVGHDTECEQWPYAKTAEAMKELGCRHVNCQVTEVHVDARNRLVTTSAFMCNAPIHDIHDGIGKMVREVLQLA, from the exons ATGGCCAAGCGGGTGGCCGTGGTGCTGGCTGGCTGCGGGGTGTTCGATGGCAGCGAGGTCCACGAGGCTTCGGCCGTGCTGGTGCACCTGAGCCGGGAGGGGGCACAG GCAGAGGTTTATGCTCCCAACATCCCCCAGATGCACGTGGTGGACCATGTGAAGGGGCAGCCGACACCGGAGCAGCGCAATGTCCTGGTGGAAAGCGCCAGGATAGCCAGAGGCAACATCAAGGACCTGGCTACACTGGATGTCAAGGGGCTGGATGCCCTCATCATTCCAG GTGGCTTCGGGGTGGCAAAAAACCTGAGCACTTGGGCCACCCAGGGCAAGAACTGCAGCATCTCCAAGGAGGTGGAGGACGTCCTGCGGGCCTTCCACGCTGCCCACAAACCCATCGGGCTGTGCTGCAtctccccagtgctggcagccaaAATCTTCCCGGGCTGCGAGGTGACCGTGGGGCACGACACGGAGTGTGAGCA GTGGCCCTATGCCAAGACTGCTGAGGCCAtgaaggagctgggctgcagacACGTGAACTGCCAGGTCACCGAGGTCCACGTGGACGCCAGGAACCGGCTGGTGACCACCAGCGCCTTCATGTGCAACGCCCCCATCCACGACATCCACGACGGCATCGGGAAAATGGTCCGAGAAGTGCTCCAGCTGGCCTGA
- the LOC104691706 gene encoding centrin-2: protein MAAAWGRQPMGGRDIEAGRSEGGGMASGCKKSSLGAASQRKKASPKLELPEEQQREIREAFELFDADGSGSIDVKELKVAMRALGFEPKKEEIKKMISDMDKEGTGKIGFHDFLAVMTQRMAEKDSKEEILKAFKLFDDDETGKISFKNLKRVAKELGENLTDEELQEMIDEADWDGDGEVSEQEFLRIMKKTSLY from the exons ATGGCAGCGGCGTGGGGGCGGCAGCCAATGGGAGGGCGCGATATTGAGGCTGGCCGGAGTGAAGGCGGCGGCATG GCCTCCGGCTGTAAGAAGTCGTCGCTGGGAGCTGCGTCCCAGAGGAAGAAGGCGAGTCCCAAGCTGGAGCTGCCGGAGGAGCAGCAGCGGGAGATCCGCGAGGCCTTCGAGCTCTTCGACGCCGACGGCAGCGGCAGCATCGATGTCAAGGAGCTGAAG GTGGCCATGAGGGCCCTGGGGTTTGAACCTAAGAAAGAAGAGATCAAGAAAATGATCTCAGACATGGATAAGGAAGGGACAGGAAAAATCGGCTTCCATGACTTCCTGGCAGTGATGACACAGAGAATG GCTGAAAAAGATTCCAAAGAGGAGATTCTCAAAGCTTTCAAACTCTTTGATGATGatgaaactggaaaaatctctttcaaaaaCCTCAAACGTGTGGCCAAAGAATTGGGGGAGAACCTCACAGATGAAGAGCTGCAG GAGATGATTGACGAGGCGGATTGGGATGGGGACGGGGAAGTGAGCGAGCAGGAATTCCTGAGGATCATGAAGAAAACCAGCCTTTACTGA
- the NSDHL gene encoding sterol-4-alpha-carboxylate 3-dehydrogenase, decarboxylating isoform X1 produces MATRLRAGRHEVDPALMNILGRKADFSKAGAGRSCTVIGGSGFLGQHMVEQLLAKGYSVNVFDIHKRFESDQVTFFLGDLCDKEALLPALRGVAVVFHCASPAPASDNRELFYRVNFTGTKAVIEACREAGVQKLVLTSSASVVFEGTDIKNGSEDLPYAQKPIDYYTETKILQEKEVLSANDPDNNFFTTAIRPHGIFGPRDPQLVPILVQAARSGKMKFIIGDGKNLVDFTYVENVVHGHILAAEKLHKGSALCGKAFHITNDEPIPFWTFMSRILTGLDYDPPKYHIPYWLAYYLALLLSLLLALLRPLVTIKATFTPMRVALAGTFHYYSCERAKRAMGYSPVVSLDEAIARTVQSYPGLRRARA; encoded by the exons ATGGCCACGCGCCTCAGAGCG GGAAGACACGAGGTTGACCCTGCATTAATGAACATTCTGGggagaaaagctgatttttccaAG gctggagctggcaggagctgcaccGTGATCGGGGGCTCGGGGTTCCTGGGGCAGCACAtggtggagcagctgctggccaaGGGCTACAGCGTCAACGTCTTCGACATCCACAAGAGGTTTGAGAGTGACCAGGTGACCTTCTTCCTGGGAGACCTGTGTGACAAGGAG gctctgctgccagccctgcgcGGCGTGGCCGTGGTGTTCCACTGTGCATCGCCAGCCCCTGCCAGTGACAACAGGGAGCTCTTCTACAGGGTGAACTTCACGGGAACCAAGGCAGTCATTGAGGCCTGCAGAGAAGCTGGAGTGCAG AAATTGGTGTTAACCAGCAGTGCCAGTGTCGTTTTTGAGGGCACAGACATAAAAAATGGCTCAGAAGATCTCCCCTATGCACAGAAACCTATTGATTACTACACAGAAACCAAGATCCTGCAGGAGAAG GAGGTGCTCAGTGCCAATGACCCAGACAACAATTTCTTCACCACTGCAATCCGTCCCCATGGAATATTCGGTCCCAGAGACCCTCAGCTGGTTCCCATCCTCGTCCAGGCAGCTCGGAGTGGCAAAATGAAGTTCATCATTGG ggatgggaagaaCCTGGTGGATTTTACCTACGTGGAGAACGTGGTCCATGGGCACATCCTGGCTGCAGAGAAGCTGCACAAAGGCTCTGCCCTGTGTGGCAAg GCCTTTCACATCACCAATGACGAACCAATTCCCTTCTGGACGTTCATGTCCCGGATCCTGACCGGCCTGGACTACGACCCTCCCAAGTACCACATTCCCTACTGGCTGGCCTATtacctggccctgctgctgtccctgctgctggccctgctcaggcccCTGGTGACCATCAAGGCCACCTTCACGCCCATGAGGGTGGCCCTGGCTGGGACCTTCCACTACTACAGCTGTGAGAGGGCCAAGAGGGCCATGGGCTACAGCCCCGTGGTGAGCCTGGACGAGGCCATCGCCAGGACAGTGCAGAGCTACCCCGGCCTGCGCCGGGCCCGGGCCtga